One genomic window of Medicago truncatula cultivar Jemalong A17 chromosome 1, MtrunA17r5.0-ANR, whole genome shotgun sequence includes the following:
- the LOC11405376 gene encoding lysine histidine transporter-like 6, which produces MVLNPTLPSKKVQSIQKCVDNGPDRQGKWWYSTFHTVTAMIGAGVLSLPYAMAYLGWGPGILMLLLSWCLTLNTMWQMIQLHECVPGTRFDRYIDLGRHAFGPKLGAWIVLPQQLIVQVGCDTVYMVIGGKCLKNFVEMAFISCTQIKQTYWIMIFGGIHFFLSQLPNFNSVSGVSLAASVMSLSYSTIAWVACLSRGRIDNVNYAYKQISKTDLLFRVFSALGQISFAFSGQAVTLEIQATIPSTPEKPSKIPMWKGAICAYLINAICYFPVATLGYWAFGQDVDDNILMSLERPSWLVASANLMVFINVLGSYQVYAMPVFDLIEGTMVRRLNFPPSVALRLVARSAYVAFTLLFGVSFPFFGDLLGFFGGFGFAPTSYFLPSIMWLIIKKPRRFSINWFINWVAICIGVCIMLASTIGGLRNIIVDSSTYSFYT; this is translated from the exons ATGGTTTTAAATCCTACTCTACCTTCTAAG AAAGTTCAATCAATACAAAAATGTGTGGACAATGGCCCTGATCGCCAAGGCAAATGGTGGTACTCGACTTTCCACACGGTGACAGCCATGATAGGTGCTGGTGTTCTCAGCTTACCATATGCCATGGCATATCTAGGATG GGGTCCAGGGATCTTGATGTTGTTACTATCATGGTGTCTAACATTAAACACAATGTGGCAAATGATCCAGCTACATGAATGTGTTCCGGGAACTCGTTTCGATCGATATATTGATCTTGGTAGACATGCTTTTGGACCAAAACTTGGAGCATGGATTGTTCTACCTCAGCAACTGATTGTACAAGTTGGGTGTGACACTGTTTATATGGTTATTGGTGGGAAGTGTCTAAAGAATTTTGTTGAGATGGCATTCATCAGTTGTACACAAATCAAGCAGACTTATTGGATTATGATTTTTGGTGGCATCCATTTTTTCCTGTCTCAGCTTCCTAATTTCAATTCTGTTTCTGGTGTTTCTTTAGCAGCATCTGTGATGTCATTAAG CTATTCAACTATAGCATGGGTGGCATGCTTATCTAGAGGTCGGATTGACAATGTTAACTATGCATACAAGCAAATCAGCAAAACTGATTTATTGTTTAGAGTCTTCAGTGCACTTGGTCAAATCTCATTTGCATTTTCTGGCCAAGCAGTGACACTAGAAATTCAGGCTACAATTCCATCAACACCTGAGAAACCCTCAAAGATACCAATGTGGAAAGGTGCTATTTGTGCCTATTTAATCAATGCAATATGCTATTTCCCTGTTGCAACCTTAGGATATTGGGCTTTTGGACAAGATGTTGATGATAACATACTTATGTCACTTGAAAGACCTTCATGGCTTGTTGCTTCTGCTAATTTGATGGTATTCATCAATGTTCTTGGTAGCTACCAG GTTTATGCCATGCCTGTTTTCGACTTGATTGAGGGGACGATGGTTCGACGATTGAACTTCCCTCCTAGTGTAGCGCTTAGACTTGTAGCTCGATCCGCCTATGTAG CTTTTACATTATTATTTGGGGTGAGTTTTCCTTTCTTTGGAGATCTTCTTGGGTTCTTTGGTGGATTTGGTTTTGCTCCCACGTCATATTTT CTTCCTAGTATAATGTGGTTGATAATCAAGAAGCCAAGGAGATTCAGTATCAATTGGTTCATCAATTGG GTTGCAATTTGCATAGGTGTGTGTATTATGTTGGCATCTACAATTGGTGGCTTGAGGAACATTATTGTTGATTCATCCACTTATAGTTTTTATACCTAA
- the LOC11405375 gene encoding lysine histidine transporter-like 6: MVSTPSLPSKETQSEQKEVENGPARRAKWWYSTFHTVTAMIGAGVLSLPYAMAYLGWGPGILMLLLSWCLTLNTMWQMIQLHECVPGTRFDRYIDLGRHAFGPKLGAWIVLPQQLIVQVGCDIVYMVIGGKCLKQFVEIACTDCTQIKQSYWIMIFGGIHFFLSQLPNFNSVACVSLAAAVMSLSYSTIAWVACLPRGRIDNVSYAYKPISKTDLLFRVFNALGQISFAFAGHAVTLEIQATIPSTPEKPSKIAMWNGAICAYFINAICYFPVAIIGYWTFGQDVNDNILMSLEKPSWLIASANLMVFIHVVGSYQVYAMPVFDLIERMMMRRLNFPPGVALRLVARSAYVAFTLFFGVTFPFFGDLLGFFGGFGFAPTSYFLPSIMWMIIKKPKKFSINWFINWAGIYIGVCIMLASTVGGLRNIIADSSTYSFYT, encoded by the exons ATGGTTTCCACTCCTTCTCTACCTTCTAAG GAAACTCAATCAGAACAAAAAGAGGTGGAGAATGGCCCCGCTCGCCGAGCCAAATGGTGGTACTCGACTTTCCACACGGTGACAGCCATGATAGGTGCCGGTGTTCTCAGCCTGCCATATGCCATGGCATATTTAGGATG GGGTCCAGGGATCTTGATGTTGTTACTATCATGGTGTCTAACATTAAACACAATGTGGCAAATGATCCAGCTACATGAATGTGTTCCGGGAACTCGTTTCGATCGTTATATTGATCTTGGTAGACATGCTTTTGGACCAAAACTTGGAGCATGGATTGTTCTACCTCAGCAACTGATTGTACAAGTTGGGTGTGACATTGTGTATATGGTTATTGGTGGGAAGTGTCTAAAGCAGTTTGTGGAGATAGCATGCACTGATTGTACACAAATCAAGCAATCTTATTGGATTATGATTTTTGGTGGCATCCATTTTTTTCTGTCTCAGCTTCCTAATTTCAATTCTGTTGCTTGTGTTTCTTTAGCAGCAGCTGTGATGTCATTAAG TTATTCAACTATAGCATGGGTGGCTTGCTTACCTAGAGGCCGGATTGACAATGTTAGCTATGCATACAAACCAATCAGCAAAACTGATTTATTGTTCAGAGTCTTCAATGCACTTGGTCAAATATCATTTGCATTTGCTGGCCATGCAGTGACCCTTGAAATTCAAGCTACGATTCCATCAACACCTGAAAAACCATCAAAGATAGCAATGTGGAATGGTGCTATTTGTGCCTATTTCATCAATGCAATATGTTATTTCCCAGTTGCAATCATTGGATATTGGACTTTTGGACAAGATGTTAATGATAATATACTAATGTCACTTGAAAAACCTTCATGGCTTATTGCCTCTGCTAACTTGATGGTATTCATCCATGTTGTTGGTAGCTATCAG gtTTATGCAATGCctgtttttgatttgattgagAGGATGATGATGCGAAGATTGAACTTCCCTCCCGGTGTAGCGCTTAGACTTGTAGCTCGATCTGCTTATGTAG CTTTTACATTATTCTTTGGAGTCACTTTTCCATTCTTTGGTGATCTTCTTGGATTCTTTGGTGGATTTGGTTTTGCTCCCACTTCATATTTT CTTCCTAGCATAATGTGGATGATAATCAAGAAACCAAAGAAATTCAGCATCAACTGGTTCATCAATTGG GCTGGAATTTACATAGGTGTATGTATTATGCTGGCATCAACAGTTGGTGGCTTGAGGAACATTATTGCTGATTCATCCACTTATAGTTTCTATACCTAA
- the LOC11408488 gene encoding uncharacterized protein isoform X3: MQNFKVLKNDLQTKLCDHPCKMIIHGGSVIYEHPFPDIPQTKVAFKTFAEVLTRKMSEPNDSYAEVDTSPGDPIDAIVQSTYPDLLSQYNNEQYLQSRAILTYTNEVVDQINDYVLKLIPGEGREYYSADRSKMNDVGAFDAILPEFLNSIKTSDLPNHKFTLKIGTPVMLLKDLDPFEGFRNGTRLIVTRLGRFVLQAKSISGNNIGELILIPRLDMSPSQSKLPFKLVRRQFPIVVSYAMTINKSQGHSFDNVGLYLPKPRFSNGQLCTTFSRVKSKEVLKTLVHDKEEKKMSSTTNLGGLRRGFLNL; encoded by the exons ATGCAGAATTTCAAAGTCCTAAAGAATGATTTACAAACTAAGCTTTGTGACCATCCCTGCAAAATGATCATTCATGGTGGGAGTGTAATTTATGAACATCCTTTTCCAGATATTCCTCAAACTAAGGTTGCGTTTAAAACTTTTGCTGAAGTACTGACTAGAAAAATGTCAGAGCCCAATGATAGTTATGCTGAAGTTGATACTTCACCTGGTGATCCTATTGATGCTATTGTTCAAAGTACATATCCAGATCTTCTTTCACAATACAACAATGAACAATATTTGCAATCAAGAGCTATTTTGACCTACACAAATGAGGTAGTTGAtcaaataaatgattatgtACTTAAGTTGATTCCAG GTGAAGGAAGGGAGTATTATAGTGCCGACAGGTCAAAGATGAACGATGTAGGAGCATTTGACGCAATTCTTCCTGAATTTCTAAACTCTATCAAAACATCTGACCTGCCAAATCACAAATTCACACTCAAGATTGGGACCCCTGTAATGCTTCTAAAAGATTTAGACCCGTTTGAGGGTTTTCGCAATGGTACTAGATTAATTGTTACAAGGCTAGGTCGATTTGTACTTCAGGCCAAAAGTATATCTGGAAATAATATTGGTGAGCTGATATTAATTCCTCGATTAGATATGTCTCCTTCACAATCAAAATTACCTTTCAAGCTAGTTAGAAGACAATTCCCAATTGTTGTCTCATATGCTATGACAATCAACAAATCTCAAGGTCACTCATTCGACAATGTGGGCTTATATTTACCTAAACCAAGGTTCAGTAATGGTCAGCTGTGCACCACCTTTTCTAGAGTCAAAAGCAAAGAAGTACTCAAGACTCTGGTTCATGACAAGGAGGAAAAGAAAATGTCCAGCACTACAAATTTAGGTGGTCTTCGAAGAGGTTTCCTAAACCTCTAA
- the LOC11408488 gene encoding uncharacterized protein isoform X2, translated as MQNFKVLKNDLQTKLCDHPCKMIIHGGSVIYEHPFPDIPQTKVAFKTFAEVLTRKMSEPNDSYAEVDTSPGDPIDAIVQSTYPDLLSQYNNEQYLQSRAILTYTNEVVDQINDYVLKLIPGEGREYYSADRSKMNDVGAFDAILPEFLNSIKTSDLPNHKFTLKIGTPVMLLKDLDPFEGFRNGTRLIVTRLGRFVLQAKSISGNNIGELILIPRLDMSPSQSKLPFKLVRRQFPIVVSYAMTINKSQGHSFDNVGLYLPKPRFSNGQLCTTFSRVKSKEVLKTLVHDKEEKKMSSTTNLEPTFMEKFFDELGDRWRLVNADGNKHC; from the exons ATGCAGAATTTCAAAGTCCTAAAGAATGATTTACAAACTAAGCTTTGTGACCATCCCTGCAAAATGATCATTCATGGTGGGAGTGTAATTTATGAACATCCTTTTCCAGATATTCCTCAAACTAAGGTTGCGTTTAAAACTTTTGCTGAAGTACTGACTAGAAAAATGTCAGAGCCCAATGATAGTTATGCTGAAGTTGATACTTCACCTGGTGATCCTATTGATGCTATTGTTCAAAGTACATATCCAGATCTTCTTTCACAATACAACAATGAACAATATTTGCAATCAAGAGCTATTTTGACCTACACAAATGAGGTAGTTGAtcaaataaatgattatgtACTTAAGTTGATTCCAG GTGAAGGAAGGGAGTATTATAGTGCCGACAGGTCAAAGATGAACGATGTAGGAGCATTTGACGCAATTCTTCCTGAATTTCTAAACTCTATCAAAACATCTGACCTGCCAAATCACAAATTCACACTCAAGATTGGGACCCCTGTAATGCTTCTAAAAGATTTAGACCCGTTTGAGGGTTTTCGCAATGGTACTAGATTAATTGTTACAAGGCTAGGTCGATTTGTACTTCAGGCCAAAAGTATATCTGGAAATAATATTGGTGAGCTGATATTAATTCCTCGATTAGATATGTCTCCTTCACAATCAAAATTACCTTTCAAGCTAGTTAGAAGACAATTCCCAATTGTTGTCTCATATGCTATGACAATCAACAAATCTCAAGGTCACTCATTCGACAATGTGGGCTTATATTTACCTAAACCAAGGTTCAGTAATGGTCAGCTGTGCACCACCTTTTCTAGAGTCAAAAGCAAAGAAGTACTCAAGACTCTGGTTCATGACAAGGAGGAAAAGAAAATGTCCAGCACTACAAATTTAG aacCAACCTTCATGGAGAAGTTTTTTGATGAGCTGGGCGATCGTTGGAGATTAGTGAATGCTGATGGGAACAAACACTGTTAA
- the LOC11422949 gene encoding 50S ribosomal protein L3-2, mitochondrial, with product MLAFSRGVVSRLRQFPVAPLPRFFSSDVETIRTIEAKPSVMTPNSQRTGVIAVKCGMTAHWDKWGARIPISILWVDDNIVSQVKTPEKEGYCSLQIGCGQKKEKHLTKPEVGHFRAQGVPMKRKLQEFRVTEDALLPVGTSLNVRHFVPGQYVDITGITKGKGFQGVMKKYGFHGGSASHGNSKAHRIMGSTGILGPCKVFKGRKMPGRMGGKQRTVKNVWIYKIDPARNLMWVKGQVPGATGNFVFIKDAVFEKPDTSILPFPTYFVPEDGDEDDMKPLLADLGDVDPFMVTD from the exons ATGCTGGCGTTTTCGAGAGGTGTGGTTTCTCGTCTTCGACAATTTCCCGTGGCACCACTGCCGCGATTTTTTAGTTCAGATGTGGAGACTATAAGGACGATTGAAGCAAAACCTAGTGTGATGACACCAAATTCACAAAGGACTGGTGTTATAGCTGTAAAATGTGGAATGACTGCTCATTGGGATAAATGGGGTGCTAGAATTCCAATTTCTATCCTTTGGGTAGATGACAACATTGTCTCTCAGGTCAAAACTCCGGAGAAGGAAGGCTATTGTTCTCTCCAG ATTGGTTGTGgacagaagaaggaaaaacacTTGACAAAGCCTGAAGTGGGTCATTTTAGGGCTCAAGGAGTTCCGATGAAGAGGAAGCTTCAAGAGTTTCGAGTGACAGAGGATGCACTTCTTCCTGTTGGTACATCACTTAATGTTCGCCATTTTGTTCCCGGGCAGTATGTTGACATCACAGGAATCACCAAAGGAAAAGGTTTTCag GGTGTCATGAAGAAGTATGGATTTCATGGAGGTTCAGCATCCCATGGGAATTCGAAAGCACATAGAATCATGGGTTCTACAGGAATACTTGGTCCTTGTAAG GTCTTTAAAGGTAGAAAGATGCCAGGGAGAATGGGTGGAAAGCAAAGAACAGTAAAAAATGTATGGATCTACAAAATCGATCCAGCAAGAAATTTGATGTGGGTGAAAGGCCAG GTCCCAGGAGCTACAGGGaactttgtttttataaaagatGCTGTCTTTGAAAAACCTGACACATCTATACTTCCTTTCCCAACTTACTTTGTGCCAGAAGATGGAGATGAAGATGATATGAAACCTTTGCTTGCTGATCTTGGGGATGTGGATCCATTTATGGTTACTGATTGA
- the LOC11422948 gene encoding uncharacterized protein translates to MAGPFDTVKGINTTTKEKWMIGVRITDMWIVTNMNNHQHLEMVLTDSKGDKIQGIIVKDDIAKWGSILIEQKTYVMQNFKVLKNDLQFKLCDHPCKMIIHGGSVICEHPFPNIPRTKVEFKTFAEILTGKMSEPNDSYAEVDTPPGDPIDAIVQSTYPNLVSQYNNEQFLQSRAILTSTDEVVDQINDYVLKLIPGEERVIYSANRSEVNDVQAFDAIPPEFLQSLKTSDLPNHKLTLKVGTPIMLLRDFDPAAGFYNGTRLIVTWLGKFVLQAKSISGKNIGELILIPRIDMSPSQSQWPFKLIRRQFPIVFSYAMTINKSQGHSFDTVGLYLPKPRFSNGQLCATFTRVKNKQGLETLIRDNEKKEMSSTANLGGLQRGFLNL, encoded by the exons ATGGCAGGACCATTTGACACTGTCAAAGGGATTAATACCACCACCAAGGAAAAATGGATGATTGGAGTTAGAATAACAGATATGTGGATTGTTACAAACATGAATAACCATCAACATCTTGAAATGGTTTTAACAGATTCCAAG GGGGATAAAATTCAAGGGATAATTGTGAAGGATGACATAGCAAAGTGGGGATCGATCCTCATTGAGCAAAAGACATATGTGATGCAGAATTTCAAAGTCCTAAAGAATGATTTACAATTTAAGCTTTGTGACCATCCCTGCAAGATGATCATTCATGGTGGGAGTGTAATTTGTGAACATCCTTTTCCAAACATTCCTCGAACTAAGGTTGAGTTTAAAACTTTTGCTGAAATACTGACTGGAAAGATGTCAGAGCCCAATGATAGTTATGCTGAAGTAGATACTCCACCTGGTGATCCTATTGATGCTATTGTGCAAAGCACGTATCCAAATCTTGTTTCACAATACAATAATGAACAGTTTTTGCAATCAAGAGCTATTTTGACCTCAACAGATGAGGTAGTTGAtcaaataaatgattatgtACTTAAGTTGATTCCTG GTGAAGAAAGGGTGATTTATAGTGCCAACAGGTCAGAGGTAAATGATGTACAAGCATTTGACGCAATTCCTCCTGAATTTTTACAATCTCTCAAAACATCTGACCTGCCAAATCACAAACTCACACTCAAGGTTGGGACCCCAATAATGCTTCTAAGAGATTTTGACCCGGCTGCAGGTTTCTACAATGGTACTAGGTTAATTGTTACATGGCTAGGAAAATTTGTACTTCAGGCCAAAAGTATATCAGGAAAAAATATTGGTGAGCTGATATTAATTCCTCGAATAGATATGTCTCCTTCACAATCACAATGGCCTTTCAAGCTAATTAGAAGACAATTCCCAATTGTTTTCTCATATGCTATGACAATCAACAAATCTCAAGGTCACTCCTTTGACACTGTGGGCCTATATTTACCTAAACCAAGGTTCAGTAATGGTCAGCTGTGCGCCACCTTTACTAGAGTCAAAAACAAACAAGGACTCGAGACTCTAATTCGTGACAATGAGAAAAAGGAAATGTCCAGCACTGCAAATTTAGGTGGTCTTCAGAGAGGTTTCCTAAACCTTTAA